Part of the Pseudoliparis swirei isolate HS2019 ecotype Mariana Trench chromosome 3, NWPU_hadal_v1, whole genome shotgun sequence genome, CTGAGCGATCTCCCTCACCAGGCGCTGGAAGGGCAGCTTGCGGATCAGCAGCTCGGTGGACTTCTGGTAGCGGCGGATCTCCCTCAGAGCCACGGTACCGGGCCTGTAGCGATGGGGCTTCTTCACGCCGCCGGTGGCCGGGGCGCTCTTCCGGGCAGCCTTGGTGGCCAGCTGCTTGCGGGGAGCTTTTCCTCCGGTGGATTTACGGGCGGTCTGCTTGGTTCGGGCCATTGTAGTTTCTAGGTCTGCTCTGTGATCACAGAACAAGGAGGAATGCCCTCCGAGGGGAACAGCGGCTCTATAAAGGAGCTGCCGGAGTCAGGGCGGCGCTGATTGGCCCACACGGGGAGTCACGCGCGCTGTAGCTGCGCTGCTATTGGACCAAAGGACTACACCAATCAAaccgctcttcttcttcttcttttgatttttttggcggatggcatccagtgaacagtgcatttccgccacctaCTGTCCTGGATGTGTGGACCAGAGAACCCTAcccccttacaaaaccaaacaagttaaaaacaaaataaacacaaaacaaaatcaataaaacttgTCGTGTTTCTGGTCTGTTGTGTCTTTTGTTGTCTGGATGCCCCCCCCCACTAGGGATTCATATTATAATTCTAAAACAGCtatttattaaacaaaataCAGAAACTGTTTTCTCTCATATGCTAATACATTTCCTTAAATACTCATATGCAGCTCTTGTTTTGTCTTATATACTATACATTCacaaaattaaacaattaacgCAGTGCAAgagtaaataatattaatataagatgaagtgtatttgtttatgtattaAACTTATTCTGCTTATGTTTTTTACTGTAATCTACGTAGtttaggttaaaaaaaaaatgttatattcataATTGATGTATCTTAACTCTATAAATGAACAAAGTTTACTGTCAATACAAATGCTTATGATATATGCAATATGTTATATTGGCtagatttttttatatatatttatgatcaATCGAACCAAATAACTTAGCAGAAGTGTCATCTACGATCGATGACCAAGTTGTTTATCTTGCTTAATCAGACCCTAATAGCAGGACGGAGCTCTTCATGAATGTGTGTGGCTCTTAAAAGAGCCGTTTGGTGCACTCGTGCTGCTCCAAGAGCCGCTTCACTTCCTCTTCGCTGCAGCTCTCTTGGCCGGAGCCTTCTTCGCGGGCTTGGCGGCTTTTTTCGGGGTCACTTTTTTCGGGGTAGTTTTCTTGGGGGTGGTTTTCTTGGGGGTAGCAGGCTTGGCTGCCGGCTTCTTGACGGCCTTCTTTGGGGACTTCTTCACCGCTCTCTTCACGGTCTTCACGGGCGTCTTGGCAGCGGGTTTAACGGCTTTGACGCTCTTCTTCGCCACTTTCGTCTCCGGCTTGGCTTTGGGCGCCGTCTTGGTGATCTTGAAGGAGCCGGAAGCCCCTGACCCGGTAGCCTGGGTCAGAGTTTCGTCAGCCACCAGTTTATTCACCGCGGTGATGATGCGACCCCTGGCCTTCACCACGTCGATGCCTTCGGCGGACAGCGCCTTCTTGATGCCGGGGAGAGAGATCCCTTTTCGTTCCTTGGATTCGGTCACGGCTTCGGTAATCAGCTTCTGGAGGGATGGTCCCACGGAGCGGGCCACCTTCTTCGGTGATTTGGGGGCCTTCGTGGAATTAACAGCCTTCACGGCCTTCACCGCCTTGACCGGTTTCGCCGCCTTCACGGCCTTCGGGGCTTTGGCCGCCGGGGGAGCTGCTGGAGGTTCTTCTGCCAtgtctgcgtgtctgtgtgtttgtgtcgttCTGCCGTCGAGAGGCGGATCTTATAAAGCACATGAGAACCGTAGAGAGTCAACCGGCACCGCCGCTCTGTCGAGCTGATGAAACATGGCGACacttgtgttttctcttcctccgTTTTGGAGATAAATTCCACACACGAGAACCGTTTTGAAACACAGCCGCTGTTGCGGCAGCGAGAGGACACTTCTCCCTCCACACTGAGGCCGCGTTCGGCTCCGAGGACTCGTTTATTTACCCCCGCGAAGCTTCAAACCTCTCGGATTCACGGTCACTTGGTGCAACTCGCACCGGGtttcctccacatttggactCTAAAAACGGGTAAAAATGTTCCGTGTGGCACGTGACGCCGGCGGTCCGGTTACCGGAGACGCGCGAGGACGCGACGGCACGGAAGTCTCCGCGGTGACGAGGTTTATTTGGTCCGAATCCGAGCAGTTGTCGGCGGCAGTAAACACACAAGTGTGAGCGGTGCATCTGGGCGGTTCCGTCTCAGGTGGACCGGCTGAGCTCACCGGAGCTCCGGGTCTCGTTTTACTGTCACGGTCGTTTTGAGTTTTAGTAAATGCACCGAATAAGTCCCGATGGGACCGCGGGCACAGTCACAGgtgtttattgttatttacCTCATGTAAAGTGGGTCACTATTAAATGTACATAATGTactgtatttattaacatgagGTTGTTATCAAACCGAATTAGTCATTACaagaataaacatgaaaaacaaaCGTAATTTCTATAAATCTTTTCATATAAAACATGTCTGACTTTACgtttttaataacaataaagataATCTAGTGTAATAGTTGTATTGTATTTGCTCTGTGTTGATAGTATTGATGATTCTAGTGTATTTATACTATTCATTATAAAACATTAATATTGAAATTCACCCACTGTTGGACTAATAAAGgtatatctaatctaattaatATTGTATAAACCTAGTATATTtagtatatgtttttatttaaatgttatacgTCTTCCTCTCGGCTAACTGGCTCACATATAGAATAGTTTATATTAATGTGCACCGtctcttatcaaataaaccaaagtaaaaaataaatacaaataaaaactaggatataattattttaacagTGAATTTCATAATAATCCAAATAAAACAGTTTGTTTAATTTTCCTCATACGTTTTGTCAACACACAATAAGTGGTTTCTATAAGTTATATCATGAgttatatcagaatcagaatcagaatcagaaacagttttattgccaggaatgttttcacaaacaaacgaggaattttttttggtggaaggtgcaacatttggacatgacaaacaaacaacaatcaacacgacagaaagacaacaaataatgtgaagtgtttgggtgtgtgcttcaagtggtgtgttttagttaaagtgcatgttaagataaagataattaaCCCATAGATTAATAACTGAAGTTAACGTTAATAATCTGACTGCAGGTGACTTGATGTCGCCACGTTGATGAAACCTCAAAGCTTCAGAACTACCATCATTTCAGAGTTCTGACCACAAATACAatttatgataataaacagCAGTCCTCCACTCTGAGTCAGTGATCAGGCcctataataatgataacaaatatacattggcattatatataatatggttcgTCAGTCATGAATCAACTTcctttctttggcctgaacaGTCTTCAAGGACTCgagagctctgctgagcctggagtcagttctgcctctacctgctCTCAtgatactaacattataacttctatacgacacctgccataaatatcatgatactgataccagaattcaatacaataactACAATATACCATAactacgatactggtatatttatcgaTACTAGTAATAAAtaatctgtatggttcacttaacaaatgtcagtaatattagttTTGGCCTAAAGcaggatatgaatgaaactacatggggccatcatagcattgattatccaGTATGAGCCTGTAGTGTcaacaggatgagcagctggagttgCATCACTTTACACATGCGTGTTTGAGGTGAAACCTGGATGATcgattttgatttcaaaacggcaaTTTCGCCAAAAAGCAGTGTGCAGGtataagaaaatatataatgatgcatgttacacaaacacacatgatcAGTTGTGCTCCCtacgactgtgtgtgtctgacagatGAGTCAACATGATCAGTGTTCAATATATAACTGTGTGACTTACTCAGATTGTCTAAAAAAATTGAACCTAAATCAAAGTTATACTGTTGTAGTAAGGATCTCTCTAGCTGAGTGCGTGGCTCTTAAAAGAgccgttgttgttgtggtggtgtttTTGTGTCTACTTCTTGGCGGCCTTCTCGGTCTTCTTGGGCAGCAGCACCGCCTGGATGTTAGGAAGCACGCCGCCCTGAGCGATGGTCACTCCGCCCAGCAGCTTGTTGAGCTCCTCGTCGTTGCGGACGGCCAGCTGCAGGTGACGGGGGATGATGCGGGTCTTCTTGTTGTCGCGGGCCGCGTTCCCGGCCAGCTCCAGGATCTCAGCGGTCAGATACTCCAGCACCGCCGCCAGGTACACCGGAGCTCCGGCGCCGACACGCCGAGCGTAGTTACCCTTCCTCAAGTGCCTGTGGACACGgcccacggggaactggagcccgGCCCTGGAGGACCTGGTCTTGGCCTTCGCTCTGGTCTTACCGGCTCCCTTTCCACGTCCAGACATGTTGTAGCTGTTGGTCTCTGAGTCAACTCACAGAGAAGAGTGTCCTCCCCTGGCTACACCGGGTCTTTATAACAGTCAgactgctctctgattggtcaacGAGAGCGGAGTTAcgatcggccaatcagagaacaGCTCCGTTCAGCTTCATGTTTGGCCTAGAAAGTGGAGTTTCAGGATAAAACTTCTCAGCTACGAACTTAGATAATTATATACAGTCAATGACAGATTGGATAGATGAAGTCTGATTAAATGCAATGTGTAATTAAGATCTTATGAAAGGCTCAATGTGTAAAATATGGTTTATGTTCAACATTGTCAACGAAATGTGAAGATTAACCTGAAACAAGGACGTTGAAGACTAAAAGTTACTAAGAATATTTACCTTTGTTCAAGTTATTCCACGTCAGCTAAAGGTTATTTAGAATATAAGACACATGATATTTTTTCATGGTAAACTCAGCAAATTATATTAGTATTGTCACAACAATTgaagactttttaaaaaacattaatatgtATACTTTGCTAATCAAGGAGTTATTGGATTGAATAACAAACACTATCTTAAATTATTCTCCTGAAATACCTATTTGagaaaaaacattaatatataaatgtaggGAAACagctgttgattattttttgtgaAAGTACAAagtgttatcattatttatcaACTAACGAATGATAAATGACATAAAATAAGAAACGTAaacttaatattaatattgaaaTGTAGGGTTCTGcatattagtaaaaaaaagcaTACTCTTCAAATGTTTTAAGTTTTCATAAGTCAAATTAAACATACTGGCCATTAATGCAGAttatataaaacaacaaaaaagagcatatttaaatatttaacagattcattcaatacagtttattgtatatagcccaaaatcacaaactcccctcagagggctctaCAGTTTGCACAcattgacatccctgacctttgacctcacatcagatcaggaacaactattttttttaaaaaaactttcaggggggaaaaaggtaagaaaccttcagctAAACAACAGAGGATcagcagggccattgggaaggatgCTCGGTCTAGACCAGAGGCTAGATGCAgaaccagcatcagaccagcaggtccaatgga contains:
- the LOC130191852 gene encoding histone H1-like — encoded protein: MAEEPPAAPPAAKAPKAVKAAKPVKAVKAVKAVNSTKAPKSPKKVARSVGPSLQKLITEAVTESKERKGISLPGIKKALSAEGIDVVKARGRIITAVNKLVADETLTQATGSGASGSFKITKTAPKAKPETKVAKKSVKAVKPAAKTPVKTVKRAVKKSPKKAVKKPAAKPATPKKTTPKKTTPKKVTPKKAAKPAKKAPAKRAAAKRK
- the LOC130191856 gene encoding late histone H2A.L3 — encoded protein: MSGRGKGAGKTRAKAKTRSSRAGLQFPVGRVHRHLRKGNYARRVGAGAPVYLAAVLEYLTAEILELAGNAARDNKKTRIIPRHLQLAVRNDEELNKLLGGVTIAQGGVLPNIQAVLLPKKTEKAAKK